The nucleotide window TGAAAAGATCAAAGCTAGTCCAATCTACTATAAACTAGACATTTTCCAAACAGAACCTAACAGACCTTTAAAACCTAAATTCCATTCAAGACTTCCCCTTTAACAAGTAGATCACCAATTTAATTATGTCATTTTTGTAAAGGACAATTGTAGCCAGCAACATAATCTCATTTTCTGCCTACAGAAACCATAAGTACACACATTGAAGaggaagagaaaagagaatGGAGTAAACAATTCATGTGAGAACTTACTTTTGCTCTCCCTCATTTCCTGCAGTAGTACAAAATTGTTCATGCCTCTGAAGCACAAATCAAAGTTCAGCACATCAAAAGAGgtgaaaaaaatcatatttcaaaGCAGAGAACGAAACACAAACCAACAAAATAGGGTGCTAAAGAGAGTCGTAGAACATAAGTAATTAAAGCAACGAATTCTAGAACAATACTAATTATTAGATTCATCTAGCAAAGCTACTGACCAGGCCCTGTGTAGATGAATATCGCAACAAGTGTGTGTATGATGTCCTCGGAATACAAGCTAATGGGGCTGCAATTCATCAATAAAGAAAAGGTTATTCGGAGACCAAATATAACTCCCGTCAACTTTAAGATAGCAGTACACTGATTAATTGTAGAACTAATGCTTTGATAAGTCAACACAACAGAGTACAGACGGATGTCtagaaataaaagtaaaaactgTGTGAAATTGAatcttgaaataaaaaatgaaaacaaaaactatGTAGAAATTGTGTGTCTGGTGAACCAGATTCATCTATCAGGTTATGCAATTGCCTGTGCAAAAGAGTCGTTCCATGCATCCAAagaataatttcttttaaaaaaacgtTTTATACTCTTCGCATTATTCTCACTGTTTTGGAAAATTGTCCTCTTTCTTTTGACCAATATGATCTGAAAGGGGCAGAATGGTATAGTTCtcagtttctttttctttcctttttctttttggctaaggtaaataattcttttaataatgaaaaaatccTCTGTATACAAGCAGTATACTAAAAAGTAGAGAATCTACCACATTATTTGATTCTCTCCTACAATTTTGTAACTTGTATTAGTATGCCTCTAGATATTATTTAACTCAACTTTGGATTTGCATTTCATCTTAACTATGGACCTTGACCATTGGTTTCATCTTAATTGTGGACCTTGTCTATTTTTAAGTATGGATGTACATCCACATACTAAATCATCTTGATTGTTGGGCTTCAACCCTACTTGATTCAGAACGGTCTCTTGATATTTGATTTTGCTTTGATGTGATTGCACAATGTATGTGTTGGTCAAAATTTACAATTTGCAAGATTTAACATATTCTGTACGATGGACAAAAGTAGGTTTTATACATCACCATATTTCTCTCTATACTTATGATTTCTTTCTCCCTTTAAAATCCATCTAAGAATAACAAATCTTATCCATTCCCTCCTATCCTTTTGTCCttcattcataaaattcatagGAATACAACCAAATCCCAAGAAGAAAAATCCACAAAATTTGAGTTCATTGAACAACTTGTACTGAGGCTTTCATCCGTAAATACTTGCCAGCAGTTGCACCTTTTCTGCTTAAGCAATTGCGTATCACTGATCAAGTTACCGCCCTCTATGTGGAACTGAAGACGAGTCAGTGCCTCAGTGGACCATTTGTTTTTCATGTGCACCTTTTCTGCTGCAGTTTGGGAAAAGCTCTAATCTTGGCAAGGCTGTCACAGGAATGCAATGGATTGGGTAAGTGAGGTTGCATGGATGGTGGTAGCAGGCACTGTGTATTTCATTTGGTAAGAGAGAAACAATAGGGTGTTCCAAggcaaacacaaaacaaaagtCTCCTGAGGTTCTTCTAAGGCTTATCATTCAAAATCTTACGGTGAGGAGGTGTATGCAACCAAAACTTGCAGGAATAATGAAGCATTTGGATTTCTATCCTCAGTGTTTTGCACTTCATATTTTATAACCGTGGTGTCCAGGCCAGCTTgtgcgcacctcgactaatttcaaatttcaagagaTACATACCAAATAACTCTGTTCACCAACGCTAGAGCAAATGGGAAAGAATCACCTAGTTTATTTGAATCTGAGACTCCGGATTCTCAATTCatttcattgaccactaggccacaccttGGATGCGGTGTTTTGCACTTTTGAGGGACAGTTTAGCAGTTTTTCCTTTGGTTCTGTACCTGATTCTGGACCTTGGTAATTTATCCATATGCCAATTACTCTCCATTTTTTGAGCTTTGTACAAAACTTCACTTTTGGTTACTAAACTCTTcattacccaaaaaaaaattgatagcaATTCTGCTGCTCTCTAATAGAATAATACCCTTTACccatcaacaacaaaaaaaaattcacagaTTTGCTGAAATTAACAAGGAAACACTGATACATATAAGTCTAATAAAACGTACCACTGATATAATTCAAAGGAAACAAATTCCTAACTCGATTCGAGGTCCCCGTGCAATAACTCCTACAACCCACTTTCAGCGATAACTCGCATGTCTGTAATTGCAGCAAAAATTCTTCAGTACTAAACTAATCAATTTTTTGGGTATAAAAATACCTTAACAGAAATcttaaaattaatgaaaaatagtCTTGCAGAAAACTTACAGAAGCTGAACCATggagaagaagagaggaaagAGAGCAGCCGGTAAGCCGGTGGGCAAGTCGGAGATTGTGGAAGCCCACCATTTGGGGTCGCCGGAGAAATCTGAAGGCGCAAATGAGTCTGCGATTCAGGGATTACTAGTCAGTACTATAATTTCCCAAAAACCCACCTAAAACCCCTTGCCTTTTGACAAGTagcctctcttttttttttttttttgacgtTTTTAATTTgatctcattttatatttattacatGAGATAATACATATAGTCgatttatttatctaaattttaaCTAAACATAAAGTTAAAAAAGTAAATAGATATAATAAATTTCAGCAAAATTTGAGCAAACAATGCAACAAATctaaacaataaattataagtTTCATCTCTAAACTATTGACCGTCATAAAAACACATATCTacttaattaactaaatttaaatacaccCCCAATATGTAACATGCCATAACAACTGATCTCAAATTCTTATATGAGCATGAAATTCTTAATAAAAAGCCGagaaaagtgttgaaaacaGTTCTAAACAAACAAGAATTTAGGGATATATTTCACTAATGTTACGAAATCAAAAGTGTATTTAAATCCAATTAGTCAAGTAAATGAGTGTTCTTAAGTTTGTCACTAATTTAGGAACGAAACTAATAGTTCATACCAAATTTAAGGGTGTTTCAAATTATAATCTAAACTAATACATAAAATTGCTCTTTAATTTGACTTCAATAGGTATCAACGTCtttcaactttaaatatatataagtagacattgaaatttatattaaattttacatcaaTAGACACATATCTTACGTGACgttatgcctttttttttttactataaagGTGAGAAGTTACTATTTGTAAATTTTACCCCAAAACTTTCCCGGTATAACAAATTTTAGGCCCAATTGCAACAAACCAGCTTCGTTCCGGTATAAGCATTTTTATATATCTACTGTGTGTCTGTGTGAGAGAGAAAGCACGGCGATGAAGAAACCCGGCGGAGCGGAGAAGAAGAAGGTGAGACGATCTGCCGGTGTCGCATCCAACGGTTCGAATAGTACTACTTCTACGGTAACTTCCACCGCAAAACATcatacattttcttattttgattCAATTTGAAATTTCTCGTGTTTTCTGAAAGGATCCGTGTGTGTTTTTGTATGCCTTAGTTTTGATTGTTgagatttagttttttttttttttgggtgaaatGTTGTGCCCTATTTTTTGAGaatgatgaatttttttataggAGGTTGAGGTTTATGGAAATGTGAGGGGATGTTTGATAAATGTGGTAatgattttgttattgttaGATACAGGCGATTTGCTAATCACTATTCCTGAATTGTGCTAGCTATTTAATATAGTTTCTAAATTTGTGCTATAGGATGAAAAGAGACTCCAGTTTTAGGTAATACTTGATTTCTGGAGGAGATCTATTTGGTAATTTTGAGCCTAGGGTTTATTGGGAACAGCGTTTCTACCTCGCAAGTTAGGTTGGGGTAAGCTCTGTGTACACATTGCCTTTCTTATACCCAACTTATGGGACTACACGGGGTATgtagttgtttttgttgttcatctttttgAATTAATCTTCAATATGAAGTAACAGTTCTTGAAATGAAGTAATTAAGGCGAGAACTGTAGTTTACcttattattcttcttcttacCTTTTTTGGTCTTGATTAgttcagatttttcattttgCTTAAATATTCACCTATGGGGTCTTCCTATTACACAACAAAAAGTCTGCTCACGTGcgaacatattttttttttaaaaacggTAGTGTCCAATTCAGTTTGTGCTCCACCTAATGAAATCCTTGGGCAGCTGCTACAGCGCACTAGCACATTTGAGAAAATCTGTCCACTAAACTGGAGCAGATGGGGTCTCACAGATGTACATTGAAAGACGTGGAATAAAAAGAAGTGCAAATCATCTAGTCATTACTAGATAACTTGGTGCCAGATTCTCATCCATTAATCACCAAAAATTTGATGTAGGAAAATGTAAGGTTCTACATTATGAAGTGATTTTGTCTGAGTTTCATTCCTAACCTATTTTCCAAAACTGTTTCTCTCAATGGAACTAGTATCTTTTCTGTTTGCACTTAAATATTTGCTCctctatgtatttgtattttaggATTTTCTTTGGAGAAAGCTTGAAAGGTAGAGTCGTCAAAATGGACTGGCCCTTGAGGCCAGCCCAACCCATCCCGCTAATCTGGTCAGGCTGGGTTAAGATTTATGAATCACATTTAAAACTGACCCATCCTGCTATTCTGGTCAGGTTGGGTTAAGATTTATTAAACACATTTAAAACTGAGGTTTATAAGCCCTGCCCCAATCAGCCGCCCTGTGGGTGAAAAGgctatttaatttgaattaaaaattgtgaaatagaAGTAAAGACTAGGAATATTGATTACCGAATAAATCTTAATATCTTACACAATACTTTACTCATTTAGTATTAAACCCCTCATATTAAAATTAGTAATCGTCAAGTATAAAGATGCATCTATCGTAATATTCAAACACTTGTTGCTACTCAAAATTGGTTGCACGGCTATACCAAAATTGAAATGGGTAATATATTTAAAGTGAATCTAagtattattaatttttgaaatgaaGTTATTTGATGATGTTTTACTAATCAAATTTGCATATTATGTAGACAAGATAAAGATGTTAATTAAGATAACTCATCACAAACTGATTCAAATGCGCTTCATGATGTTTGGTGTTAAATATGCTATAAATTGTCGCAGAATTATGTACTTTCATCTAATCATATGTTAAAAATGTTAACAAATTGACATATTTCTACGTTTGAATTTAGATTGATATctttttttactataaaaaatatttagaaaaaatgaaGGGTTAGCCCGCCCCTTCTAGGGCTGGTCATTTTAAGGCCCTTTCGAATAAAGGCCCAGCCCAGCCCACCCTAGCATGTCAAATTTCTTGCCCCGTGAGGCTTGAGATGGGTTGACCCATTTTGACAACTCTAGTGAAAGGTACCACAGAAGTAGAGATTGTCTTGAACTGTTAGacctttaaatcatttttaggcTATAAGTGGAGGTGCTTAATAATGATCACTCATCCATTATTTGCTTATTTCCAAATAGATGTCTAGTTAAGTTAGTGCTAGCAACTATCTTTGTACATCTACTTTGCTTGTTTTGTCCCAAATACATGCCGTCCTTTTTTGGACGTTAAATGTTTATAAATTGTTCGTAATTTAGGTTTTGTTACCTAATATTATAGGTTTAaatatgaagaggttgtatttttataactttttaaagcTGGGTTTGAGCAAACTCTCAATAGTATCTGTTGAATCAACATATTCACAAATATCTAAAATGTAAGTTTTCTAGTTCACATACATGATATGCATTTCTAATAATCTTCTGGCATACTCTAGTTTTAAGGGACTGAGTAAATGAATAGTTTTATTCTCCATTTTGTGATTGGATTGTggaacaattcaattaatggGAGAGACTCTATAGCATGTTGAAACCATAAAAAAGAAAGCtgaacaagaaaaggaaaagtaaaacTCTTTGTTGTTCGGATCCTCGAAAAAATGCAGCTGTACTCATGTTGGATTCTCCAGAAATGCATTACTTTTGAAGGATCCAAGCAACATAGGAAAAAAGAGTTTTTAAGGAAGAAGCAGAAGGGCTTCTGAGGGATCTCATAGAAATCCTACAGGAATATGTTAGGATATTTTGGGGCTGTCTTCTATTGTACAAAGCTAGGGACATGGTCTTCTCCTTTTAGAGAAAGAGAATATGCATCTTTTGAACATCTCCTCCCCCTCTTTTTTTCTCCCTGTTGAACATTTCCTTCCCTCTTGTATCACTGGAAAAAACCTCAATTATGCTGTGAGTTTTGATTTTCAGTTGAAAGAGCGGTAGAAGGGCCAATTTGCCAATGTAATGAGAAtacatttatttgattaaaaaaaaacttaattatcTTTGGCTACTCTGAATGGAGATTTGCTAAACTAGGATTTAGCGGCTGAtgagaaaaaaagtaaatattctGAGGCGGTAAAGCTGTATTGAATCAGGTGAACAGTTTTTCTTTCTCATATCAGTTGCTGCTTAGATATTCTATGGGGCTGACACATAGAAAATCAAGACAATTTTGTATAGGAAAGATGAAGACTTTGCATCTGAGGTAACTGTTTGTTGCATGTTAGCCTTTAGCTGGTACTTGTTTGTTGAATTCATTAAGATGTTATTGCCCCCTAACTTTCCAGTTTGTGATTGTGTGGTTTTGGTAATTTTTTGGTGACGATGTCTTTTGTAAATTGTTTTATCcattttttgtttacttttattttcagaAACAAGGTGTGAAGGACGTCTTCCAGCTGTTTGCCGAGAAAGCAAGAGATCATAAAGGCTTAGTGTCACGTTGGGCTGTCCTGCAGGAAACACGGGTAGAGTATTTCAGAGGAAAAGATTTTGTCGCTTTTGTGAGAAATCATTCAGAACTTAAAGACATACTAGAGTCAGATAAAGGTTTGGAGCCTGAAGATATTGCCAACACGCTGCTTCAGAAGAATCTTTTAGTCCGCTGTGATCGTGTGGTGAAAATTGTTCGACCTGGGAAGAAAAAACTATCTTCTTGGCCAGCACATTTAGAGATATACCATGTGAGTATCTTTCTTGATTCAGTCAACTATTGGGGATGTTAAAAAGTTCCTGActttatgtttaattttatctttactaGTCTGTGGTTCTGCTCACACATGTATTTATGGTCCTATCATATCCGTGGCCAGTGAGTATGACATAGATGTGGATCCTCTATACATTTCAAAATACAGTGAGAACTTCCTAAAAATTGTACATGCTATGTGGGTGAGTGTATCTGTTATTTACACCACCTGAGACCTTATTACATAGTTTGGTCTTTCCATGGATTTATTATGCTTTGATCCTAACTTGAACTTTGCATATGGACTTAGAGAATGGATGAATGGTAGGGTTACTGAGCTAACTCTTTTCCTAGAAGAATCACAAAAAGATATGGATGAATGGTAtggttttgaaatatttatatgcATTTCTCTAACAGTATTTGTTTGGATCCCTGTCAATGGAAGCTTAGTTTCAATGTGATTGATGGGTCCAACTGGTACACTTCCTGAGATGGTAACaaatttcattaatataaaAAGAGAAGTTCTTAGCACAAAGATAGTGCTAAGAGAAATAAACCATAGTCACAAGACTTCCAAatgaataaaacaaaacaaaaccaaGTCTTTGCCAGTTACAGGGATCCAATGAGATCAACTTAGGACTTTACATCTTGTACTAAAgcttctttacaccaaaaatgaacaaaaatatacaattcaATTTAATCTTCTGTTCAGAATTTGCTGAATCTTCAAAACTTTTGGAGTTCCTTCCACTCAAATTGTTCACCAAATGCAGGCTGAATctttaagagttttttttttacatctaCAACAAATTTCCACATTTTGACTTTTTTTGGTAACTTGAAATTAATCTTTTTCCATAGTTTGCTTACAACTTTTGATGTTAAGTTTCTTCAACGGATATCTGCAGGATCAAGTATTTTCTGAAAATGATGCCTTTTTTGCATGGGCATTTGTGAAAAGAAGACCCCTGTGGCAAACacttctctcatttttctggcCGGTGTTAACACTAGCGATTTGCTTGTTTCCTGTTTATCCCCATTGGGCCAAATTGCTTATACTATACACGTGTGCTGGTCTCCTCCTTCTCATTCTTAGTCTGCTATTCAGTAAGTATCCGCTGCTTGTTACCCTTTTTTTTCTCACACttgttattcaattttattatttttgtatagaGTTGTATCATGCACTGTGATGTGGCTACTCCAAAACTTGAAAGCATTACAGCTCTTGGCTAAAATATTGTGGCATATGAGGGATTGGTCTTATAATTTAGCAAGTTGACAGGTTTCTTCAATCATCAAATACACTGTTGGGTTCACACTTGTCATGTCAGTATCACGATTTTGAACACATATTAGCTAATTTTATATATCATAGCTGACTACTAAAGCAATGATGTTTGGGCTTGCGTGAGATTAGAGGCTTTAGGTTCTATGtacaattcatatatatatatagtgaagAACATGAACTGCAAGTTATTGTTCCCCACATGTTTCTAATTTGGAAAACATTCCaaaccttttcttttcttttgcatttttcttttaGGCTTGAAGTAATTATATTCAACATAGTTCTATGAAGTTAGGACAAGGTTGCTTATCACTCGTTCGGTTTTATATgttatcggttcggtttttcAGTTATCGATTTGTTAGCATACTAgaccaataagatatttgttatcCTTTAATCAGCGGTCCTTAATCGTTCCGTTATCGATTTTAAAACCGACAAGAAAATGTCTTCTAGGGCCACAACCAACTTTGTCCTCTATGTTCTCCCCTTTCCCTTCTTGTTTCCATTTATTAATATGCACTTTATTTAACAATGCTAACCTCTAAGAGGCAGGACAGAAGAATTTCACACCCTTGTCAGTGAGTTGCAGTGGTGTATGAGACCTCCATGTTTTTCTCTTGATCTATAAGAAGCATTTAAGCTGGACAGGTGGATGTCATTTTTTCAATAACTAGGATTTTTGAATGCCTGCACACTTTCGTTAGTTCACAATACTGGTTACTATCATTGGAACTCTACGATAGCTTCTTTTTGCTTTGTGTCTATGACAGCTCTGGGTGTGAACTGCTAATCATATTCTGTTATCCTTCACTTGAATCATCCGAATCCCTAAGTGGCACTCATCAGCAGATTTTATTTAAGTATTTCTGCTTGAAGTGGTGTCTGATATTTCCTTTATATATGCAAAATTTGCCTGTTGTAAAATGGTGACTCTGGGCTGTTCAAATCATGCTTGTCATGTGTATTTTTGAGTCTTCTATTGGGCAAAAATCAGCattacaaagaacaattttGTGCTTGCAGTAAGAGCTTTGATCTTTGGTGCTATTTGGGTACTTTTTGGGAAGCGCGTATGGTTTTTCCCCAACATTCTGGCCGAGGAAGCAACACTGCAAGATTTGTTCCAGGTTTGGCCTCAGAAGGATGAAGCCGAGCGACCTAAGTGGACAGCAAGGCTTTTCTACGCAATAGTAGCTGTGGTTGTTATTTTGCTCCTGAGGCATCATGCTCCTGACGAGGCTGCAAGAGCCAGGTTTGCTTACTTGTACTTTAATCTCTTAAGCTTGGGAGTTCACTTGaagaaatataacaaaaaacCAGTCCgtatattttgagtttttcatTAAACCAAATCCCTATGAAGCTAGATGTCGTATCTTCAAAAAGACGAACTTCAGTAGCAAATAATCTGCAATTTTGTGTCATATTTTGAGAATCAATAACCTAAAATCCCAAGATCCAGCAATTCAGTGGCATCTTCTCTCATTCTGCGAATACAATTCTCTCTTTCTATCGCGCTGAAAAAGAATTCCTTTATTATCAACTGTTGCAGGTATCAGAAACGAGTTTCCAACATTATCGATGATGTGCTCGAGTGGTCTCCTAGACAGGCTCTGTCAGGGATGATGGATACCGTTGTCAATGTGACCGACTCAAATGATAATACAGCTGATGATAGCAAAACTGGCAGTGAAAAAGTTTATTTCACAGACGACTTAGACGAAGAAACCGATCTGAAAGAAGAGAGTGAGGATGTTATTGGAAACTTAGAAGATAGTGATCATCAGCAACGTGACttgtaatttatataaatgTTGAAACATATGCGTCAAGAATCAagattattctttttcttattttgtatcCTCTTTGTTAATTCTCTTTTGTGGGAAAGTATATTGCAGAACTCTATTTTGGGGCAACTTTAACTGCAACTGCAGAATTTGAAAACCAAGGGTGAGG belongs to Solanum stenotomum isolate F172 chromosome 1, ASM1918654v1, whole genome shotgun sequence and includes:
- the LOC125868418 gene encoding uncharacterized protein LOC125868418 isoform X2, with protein sequence MKKPGGAEKKKVRRSAGVASNGSNSTTSTKQGVKDVFQLFAEKARDHKGLVSRWAVLQETRVEYFRGKDFVAFVRNHSELKDILESDKGLEPEDIANTLLQKNLLVRCDRVVKIVRPGKKKLSSWPAHLEIYHDQVFSENDAFFAWAFVKRRPLWQTLLSFFWPVLTLAICLFPVYPHWAKLLILYTCAGLLLLILSLLFIRALIFGAIWVLFGKRVWFFPNILAEEATLQDLFQVWPQKDEAERPKWTARLFYAIVAVVVILLLRHHAPDEAARARYQKRVSNIIDDVLEWSPRQALSGMMDTVVNATNSNDNATDDSKTGSEKVAFTDDLDEETILKEESEDAIGNVEDSDHQQRDL
- the LOC125868418 gene encoding uncharacterized protein LOC125868418 isoform X1 gives rise to the protein MKKPGGAEKKKVRRSAGVASNGSNSTTSTKQGVKDVFQLFAEKARDHKGLVSRWAVLQETRVEYFRGKDFVAFVRNHSELKDILESDKGLEPEDIANTLLQKNLLVRCDRVVKIVRPGKKKLSSWPAHLEIYHDQVFSENDAFFAWAFVKRRPLWQTLLSFFWPVLTLAICLFPVYPHWAKLLILYTCAGLLLLILSLLFIRALIFGAIWVLFGKRVWFFPNILAEEATLQDLFQVWPQKDEAERPKWTARLFYAIVAVVVILLLRHHAPDEAARARYQKRVSNIIDDVLEWSPRQALSGMMDTVVNVTDSNDNTADDSKTGSEKVYFTDDLDEETDLKEESEDVIGNLEDSDHQQRDL